Proteins encoded by one window of Fusarium graminearum PH-1 chromosome 1, whole genome shotgun sequence:
- a CDS encoding GTP-binding protein ypt4 gives MTRPRRHSGASEESSGTAREQELGSMYDYLAKIILLGPSGTGKSCLLHRFVKNEWRVLSSQTIGVEFATKIIKVGTGSRRKRIKLQVHHSLSRNNREWDIDVTQLWDTAGTERFRSVSRSYYRGAAGAILVYDLTSHASFRNLQPFLNDARALASPNLSLMLVGNKVDLTDTLVDTSLPPPTPNSVTSNSTLTSGMLGGGGSSYTSTATTRDRGASISAGNQLRATIAPEGREVTRAESSRWASTAGISVVTEASAFNGEGVDEIFERLARIILTKIELGEIDPDDPASGIQYGDSGGWNTASDGGSIKSSMTGATVDDVHNGLRRRRKKNRTQNWGLREWEEVFTLSSRRRGGGCC, from the exons ATGACTAGGCCTCGTCGGCACTCCGGCGCGAGCGAGGAGAGCTCGGGTACGGCTCGTGAGCAG GAGCTAGGGAGCATGTACGATTACCTGGCCAAGATCATATTGCTTGGTCCCAGCGGGACGGGAAA GTCATGCCTACTACATCgctttgtcaagaatgaATGGCGAGTCTTGTCGTCGCAAACCATCGGCGTCGAGTTTGCCACAAAAATTATCAAAGTCGGTACCGGGTCAAGGCGAAAACGGATAAAGCTTCAGGTACATCACTCGTTATCGCGCAACAACAGAGAGTGGGATATTGACGTGACACAGCTTTGGGATACGGCCGGGACAGAACGATTCCGATCAGTCTCCCGTTCCTACTATCGAGGCGCCGCGGGTGCTATTCTCGTCTACGACCTCACATCGCACGCATCCTTCCGAAACCTACAACCCTTCCTTAATGACGCTCGAGCCCTAGCATCCCCGAACCTTAGCCTCATGCTTGTAGGCAACAAAGTCGACCTTACCGATACACTCGTCGATACAAGTCTTCCACCCCCGACACCGAACAGCGTTACCTCAAACTCAACCCTGACATCTGGTATgcttggtggcggcggcagcTCTTACACAAGCACAGCCACAACCAGAGATCGAGGCGCATCCATAAGCGCAGGTAATCAGCTAAGAGCGACTATTGCGCCAGAGGGCAGAGAAGTCACAAGAGCCGAGTCCAGTCGATGGGCCAGCACGGCAGGAATATCAGTTGTCACAGAGGCGAGCGCATTCAACGGCGAGGGAGTTGACGAGATATTCGAAAGGCTAGCAAGGATAATCCTCACAAAGATTGAGCTCGGTGAGATAGACCCTGACGATCCGGCAAGCGGCATTCAGTACGGCGACAGTGGTGGATGGAACACAGCCAGTGATGGAGGCAGTATTAAGAGTTCTATGACTGGTGCCACTGTAGACGATGTTCATAACGGACTCAGGAGAAGGCGAAAGAAGAACCGAACGCAGAATTGGGGACTGCGAGAATGGGAAGAAGTGTTTACGCTGAGTAGTAGAAGGAGAGGAGGTGGCTGTTGTTAA
- a CDS encoding 3-hydroxyacyl-CoA dehydrogenase type-2, with the protein MSKMPRHSAVHHVPRDDSLHDLDFINATSTSSFPYLYKHSNQHQKFKMKIQDRTFIISGGASGLGQACVEDICANGGNVAILDMNEESGQELVKKLSTSTKFFECNVLETESVAKAVQDAAKWAKATGKPLGGVIAAAGVSTPATILDRNGTAFDLENFDFVLNVNLRGTIDLVRQTLEHLAKVEPQGPDGERGVVIMVASSAAFDGQKGQVSYSASKGAVTAMTLPMARDLARFGIRVVTIAPSLFESRMTSVMSEKVRKSLEGAMEFPRRAGQPNEFAQLARQGIENVMLNGVVMRLDGAMRMPSKM; encoded by the exons ATGAGTAAAATGCCGAGGCATTCGGCTGTGCACCACGTGCCGAGAGACGATTCATTACATGacctcgacttcatcaacgcaacatcaacatcttctttCCCCTATCTCTACAAGCATtcaaatcaacatcaaaagtTCAAAATGAAGATTCAGGATCGTacattcatcatctctgGCGG TGCGTCAGGCCTTGGTCAGGCTTGTGTAGAGGATATATGCGCCAACGGCGGTAATGTAGCCATCTTGGACATGAACGAAGAATCCGGTCAGGAACTGGTTAAGAAGCTCTCCACATCCACCAAGTTCTTCGAGTGTAATGTCTTGGAGACGGAGAGTGTTGCCAAGGCAGTGCAAGATGCTGCCAAGTGGGCAAAGGCGACAGGAAAGCCTTTGGGAGGCGTGATAGCAGCAGCTGGTGTTTCGACACCCGCAACG ATCCTTGACCGGAATGGCACCGCCTTTGACTTGGAaaactttgactttgttcttAACGTCAACCTCCGCGGCACCATTGACCTCGTCCGCCAGACTCTGGAGCATCTGGCCAAGGTAGAACCTCAAGGACCCGACGGCGAGAGAGGCGTTGTCATTATGGTGGCATCATCTGCAGCATTCGATGGTCAAAAGGGCCAAGTTTCTTACTCTGCCAGCAAGGGCGCTGTAACGGCCATGACTTTACCCATGGCAAGAGACCTCGCGCGATTTGGAATTCGAGTCGTGACTATTGCGCCAAGTCTCTTTGAGAGCCGAATGACGAGCGTGATGTCCGAAAAGGTTAGAAAGAGTCTTGAGGGTGCGATGGAATTCCCAAGGAGAGCTGGTCAGCCAAATGAGTTTGCGCAATTGGCGCGACAGGGGATTGAGAATGTGATGCTGAATGGAGTTGTCATGAGATTGGATGGTGCTATGAGAATGCCAAGCAAGATGTAA
- a CDS encoding peptide methionine sulfoxide reductase msrA 1, which produces MAFNLPPFLARLARPFTQSSRLSIAPDQSAASVIPEGAQRCTVAAGCFWGTEHLYRRHFADKGLIDAKVGYIGGDLENPSYRAVCGGKTGHAEAAQIIFDPTKVTYAQLLEFFYKTHDPTTLNQQGPDTGPQYRSAIYFHNPEQEKIAREVTEKANKQWWKGGIVTEIAPAGKWWTAEEYHQLYLHNNPSGYECPSHFMRPFPPLE; this is translated from the exons ATGGCCTTCAACCTTCCTCCTTTCCTGGCGCGTCTTGCCCGCCCCTTTACACAGTCCAGCCGACTCTCTATTGCTCCTGATCAATCCGCCGCATCAGTCATTCCCGAGGGCGCTCAGCGCTGCACCGTGGCCGCAGGCTGCTTCTGGGGCACCGAGCACCTCTACCGCAGGCACTTTGCTGACAAGGGTCTTATCGACGCAAAGGTCGGCTACATTGGTGGTGATCTTGAGAACCCTAGCTATCGCGCCGTCTGCGGCGGCAAGACTGGAC ACGCTGAAGCCGCGCAAATCATTTTCGACCCGACAAAGGTCACATACGCGCAGCTCCTCGAATTCTTCTACAAGACGCATGACCCCACGACACTCAACCAGCAGGGCCCCGATACCGGCCCCCAGTACCGCTCCGCTATCTACTTCCACAACCCCGAGCAGGAGAAGATTGCGCGCGAAGTGACAGAGAAGGCCAACAAGCAGTGGTGGAAGGGCGGCATCGTGACTGAGATTGCGCCTGCTGGCAAGTGGTGGACTGCCGAGGAGTACCACCAGCTCTACCTACACAACAACCCCTCTGGTTATGAGTGCCCTAGTCACTTCATGAGACCATTCCCTCCTCTGGAGTGA